One Bos taurus isolate L1 Dominette 01449 registration number 42190680 breed Hereford chromosome 25, ARS-UCD2.0, whole genome shotgun sequence genomic window carries:
- the TPSB2 gene encoding tryptase beta-2 precursor produces the protein MLHLLALALLLSLVSAAPGQALQRAGIVGGQEAPGSRWPWQVSLRVSHQYWRHHCGGSLIHPQWVLTAAHCVGPEVHGPSYFRVQLREQHLYYQDQLLPISRIIPHPNYYSVENGADIALLELDEPVSISCHVQPVTLPPESETFPPGTQCWVTGWGNVDNGRRLPPPFPLKQVKVPVVENSVCDRKYHSGLSTGDNVPIVQEDNLCAGDSGRDSCQGDSGGPLVCKVNGTWLQAGVVSWGDGCAKPNRPGIYTRVTSYLDWIHQYVPQGP, from the exons ATGCTCCATCTGCTGGCGCTCGCCCTCCTGCTGAGCCTGGTCTCCGCAGCCCCTG GCCAGGCCCTGCAGCGCGCGGGCATCGTCGGGGGGCAGGAGGCCCCTGGGAGCAGATGGCCCTGGCAGGTGAGCCTGAGAGTCAGCCACCAGTACTGGAGGCACCACTGCGGGGGCTCCCTGATCCACCCCCAGTGGGTGCTGACCGCAGCCCACTGCGTCGGACC ggaagtccatggccCCTCATACTTCAGGGTGCAGCTGCGTGAGCAGCACCTGTATTACCAGGACCAGCTGCTGCCCATCAGCAGGATCATCCCCCACCCCAACTACTACAGCGTTGAGAACGGGGCGGACATCGCCCTGCTGGAGCTGGACGAGCCCGTGAGCATCTCTTGTCATGTCCAGCCGGTCACCCTGCCCCCTGAGTCGGAGACCTTCCCCCCGGGGACGCAGTGCTGGGTGACGGGCTGGGGCAACGTGGACAATGGAA ggcGCCTGCCGCCCCCATTCCCCCTGAAGCAGGTGAAGGTGCCCGTCGTGGAGAACAGTGTCTGTGACAGGAAGTACCACTCTGGCCTGTCCACAGGGGACAACGTACCCATAGTGCAGGAGGATAACTTGTGTGCTGGGGACAGCGGGAGGGACTCCTGCCAG GGCGACTCTGGAGGGCCCCTGGTCTGCAAGGTGAATGGCACCTGGCTGCAGGCGGGGGTGGTCAGCTGGGGCGATGGTTGCGCGAAGCCCAACCGGCCCGGCATCTACACCCGCGTCACCTCCTACCTGGACTGGATCCACCAGTACGTCCCCCAGGGGCCCTGA
- the LOC786948 gene encoding tryptase-2-like precursor, whose product MLHLLALALLLSLVSAAPGQALQRAGIVGGQEAPGSRWPWQVSLRVSRRYWRHHCGGSLIHPQWVLTAAHCVGPEVHGPSYFRVQLREQHLYYQDQLLPISRIIPHPNYYSVKNGADIALLELDKLVNISWHVQPVTLPPESETFPPGTQCWVTGWGNVDNGRRLPPPFPLKQVKVPVVENSVCDRKYHSGLSTGDNVPIVREDMLCAGDSGRNFCQGDSGGPLVCKVNGTWLQAGVVSWGDGCAKPNRPGIYTRVTSYLDWIHQYVPQGP is encoded by the exons ATGCTCCATCTCCTGGCGCTCGCCCTCCTGCTGAGCCTGGTCTCCGCAGCCCCTG GCCAGGCCCTGCAGCGCGCGGGCATCGTCGGGGGGCAGGAGGCCCCTGGGAGCAGATGGCCCTGGCAGGTGAGCCTGAGAGTCAGCCGTCGGTACTGGAGGCACCACTGCGGGGGCTCCCTGATCCACCCCCAGTGGGTGCTGACCGCAGCCCACTGCGTCGGACC ggaagtccatggccCCTCATACTTCAGGGTGCAGCTGCGTGAGCAGCACCTGTATTACCAGGACCAGCTGCTGCCCATCAGCAGGATCATCCCCCACCCCAACTACTACAGCGTTAAGAACGGGGCGGACATCGCCCTGCTGGAGCTGGACAAGCTTGTGAATATCTCCTGGCACGTCCAGCCGGTCACCCTGCCCCCTGAGTCGGAGACCTTTCCCCCGGGGACGCAGTGCTGGGTGACGGGCTGGGGCAACGTGGACAATGGAA ggcGCCTGCCGCCCCCATTCCCCCTGAAGCAGGTGAAGGTGCCCGTCGTGGAGAACAGTGTCTGTGACAGGAAGTACCACTCTGGCCTGTCCACGGGGGACAACGTCCCCATCGTGCGGGAGGACATGCTGTGTGCTGGGGACAGCGGGAGGAACTTCTGCCAG GGCGACTCTGGAGGGCCCCTGGTCTGCAAGGTGAATGGCACCTGGCTGCAGGCGGGGGTGGTCAGCTGGGGCGATGGTTGCGCGAAGCCCAACCGGCCCGGCATCTACACCCGCGTCACCTCCTACCTGGACTGGATCCACCAGTACGTCCCCCAGGGGCCCTGA